The Danio rerio strain Tuebingen ecotype United States chromosome 10, GRCz12tu, whole genome shotgun sequence genome contains a region encoding:
- the LOC100536547 gene encoding serine/threonine-protein kinase pim-3 produces the protein MLFTVLGVLALFLGDINTNTTDPGQDERLDHQEEGLVAVPPVTNGDGREIGDGCKESSLHLEEQINVQAEEPSLEEPVDGQSEGQSLVEPVRVHGEGQSLVEPVSVHGEGQTLVEPDSVHGEEQSLVEPDSVHGEEQSLVEPVSVHGEGQTLVEPADAHSEDSASSLIIDNVLPNVFYAESSSSDDSSSDFLPAESGCSHDDPSNVVSAEPGFRDDSVPLQPEELKEIIEINSQRYEIGAELGKGGFGTVFAGTRLQDGLQVAVKIADFKVKPVIHVDDFDEPLPSEIALHFLANKGPKVNELVQLLDWKVEADRYIMVLERPIPCVSVGDFLRGYKGRIPEHVLQKIMYHTTVAADTCNTRGVLHRDIKPDNLLMNPKTFEVKLIDFGCGDLLTDDYYSHYLGTMHYCPPEFNTAGYYFGEPATVWSLGILQYLLMFKKFPKSDDLLKLKTRYVLQFGRSKECSDFIRSCLEINFPLRPTLQALRVHDWFKKIIKKI, from the exons ATGTTATTTACCGTACTCGGAGTTCTTGCTCTCTTCCTGGGAGATATAAACACCAACACCACCGACCCAGGTCAAGATGAAAGATTGGACCATCAAGAAGAAGGATTGGTCGCGGTGCCCCCAGTGACCAACGGTGATG GTCGAGAAATCGGTGACGGGTGTAAAGAATCATCTTTACATCTGGAGGAACAGATCAATGTTCAGGCTGAGGAACCGTCATTGGAGGAACCTGTCGATGGTCAGAGTGAAGGACAATCACTGGTGGAGCCTGTCAGAGTTCACGGTGAAGGACAATCACTGGtggagcctgtcagtgttcacggTGAAGGACAAACACTGGTGgagcctgacagtgttcacggtgaagaacaatcactggtagagcctgacagtgttcacggtgaagaacaATCACTGGtggagcctgtcagtgttcacggTGAAGGACAAACACTGGTAGAGCCTGCCGATGCTCACAGTGAGGACTCAGCCAGCTCCTTAATCATTGATAATGTTCTTCCAAACGTTTTCTACGCTGAGTCCAGCAGTAGTGATGACTCCTCTTCAGATTTTCTGCCAGCTGAGTCCGGCTGTAGTCATGATGACCCTTCAAATGTGGTCTCTGCTGAGCCTGGCTTTCGAGATGATTCTGTTCCACTTCAGCCAGAAGAGCTGAAGGAAATCATTG AGATCAACTCGCAGCGCTATGAAATTGGCGCTGAGCTGGGCAAAGGAGGCTTTGGAACGGTTTTCGCAGGGACCCGTTTACAAGATGGCCTTCAGGTTGCAGTAAAAATTGCTGATTTCAAAGTGAAGCCAGTCATCCATGTT GATGATTTTGATGAGCCACTTCCATCGGAGATCGCTCTGCACTTTCTTGCCAATAAAGGCCCCAAAGTGAATGAACTCGTTCAGCTCCTGGACTGGAAGGTGGAGGCTGATCGCTACATTATGGTCCTAGAGCGGCCCATACCCTGTGTGAGCGTGGGGGATTTTTTAAGAGGCTACAAAGGCAGAATCCCAGAGCACGTGTTGCAGAAAATCATGTACCACACAACAGTTGCGGCTGACACATGCAACACGCGTGGAGTGCTCCACCGCGATATCAAGCCTGACAACTTGCTGATGAACCCGAAGACCTTTGAAGTTAAACTGATTGACTTCGGGTGCGGTGACCTGCTTACTGATGACTATTACAGTCACTACTTAG GCACAATGCATTACTGCCCTCCTGAGTTTAACACGGCTGGTTATTACTTCGGGGAGCCAGCGACAGTGTGGTCACTAGGAATTCTCCAGTATCTCCTAATGTTCAAAAAATTTCCAAAAAGCGATGACCTCCTCAAGTTGAAAACAAGATATGTACTGCAATTTGGAAGGTCAAAAG aaTGCAGTGATTTTATCCGAAGTTGTCTGGAGATTAACTTCCCCTTGCGGCCCACGTTGCAAGCACTGCGTGTCCATGACTGGTTTAAG aaaattataaaaaagatctag
- the plekhb1 gene encoding pleckstrin homology domain-containing family B member 1 isoform 2 (isoform 2 is encoded by transcript variant 2) yields MMALLKSGWLWRQSSVLKRWKLNWCDLWIDGSFVFYKSESRRDYETKVNLKSSCVNVRSGLECAGVGPPESHPRENLLVVYLRDGTMLSLCANSEDEALAWKLTLMEAKRNPVFTYNPYDDTYQTVPIDSHNAVYIMPGTQHVWVHRDSYEDGFGEQIALGLLAGMAAGAAMRSLLWMPFWFC; encoded by the exons CTTCTGTCCTCAAACGCTGGAAACTAAACTGGTGTGACCTGTGGATCGATggaagttttgttttttacaaaagtGAATCCAGAAGAGACTACGAGACCAAAGTGAATCTGAAGAGCAGCTGTGTGAATGTGAGGTCTGGACTGGAGTGTGCAG GTGTAGGTCCACCCGAGAGTCACCCAAGGGAAAATCTGCTGGTAGTTTATCTGAGAGACGGCACTATGCTGAGCCTGTGTGCCAACAGTGAAGACGAGGCACT gGCCTGGAAACTCACACTCATGGAGGCAAAGAGAAATcct GTTTTCACATATAATCCCTATGATGATACTTACCAGACTGTTCCAATTGACAGCCATAATGCAGTTTACATCATGCCAG GGACTCAGCATGTGTGGGTGCACAGAGACTCTTATGAGGACGGCTTTGGAGAGCAGATTGCACTGGGTCTCCTGGCAGGAATGGCCGCTGGTGCCGCGATGCGTTCACTTCTGTGGATGCCCTTCTGGTTCTGCTGA
- the plekhb1 gene encoding pleckstrin homology domain-containing family B member 1 isoform 1 (isoform 1 is encoded by transcript variant 1) produces the protein MMALLKSGWLWRQSSVLKRWKLNWCDLWIDGSFVFYKSESRRDYETKVNLKSSCVNVRSGLECAGVGPPESHPRENLLVVYLRDGTMLSLCANSEDEALAWKLTLMEAKRNPVFTYNPYDDTYQTVPIDSHNAVYIMPGTGCGGTQHVWVHRDSYEDGFGEQIALGLLAGMAAGAAMRSLLWMPFWFC, from the exons CTTCTGTCCTCAAACGCTGGAAACTAAACTGGTGTGACCTGTGGATCGATggaagttttgttttttacaaaagtGAATCCAGAAGAGACTACGAGACCAAAGTGAATCTGAAGAGCAGCTGTGTGAATGTGAGGTCTGGACTGGAGTGTGCAG GTGTAGGTCCACCCGAGAGTCACCCAAGGGAAAATCTGCTGGTAGTTTATCTGAGAGACGGCACTATGCTGAGCCTGTGTGCCAACAGTGAAGACGAGGCACT gGCCTGGAAACTCACACTCATGGAGGCAAAGAGAAATcct GTTTTCACATATAATCCCTATGATGATACTTACCAGACTGTTCCAATTGACAGCCATAATGCAGTTTACATCATGCCAGGTACAGGCTGTGGAG GGACTCAGCATGTGTGGGTGCACAGAGACTCTTATGAGGACGGCTTTGGAGAGCAGATTGCACTGGGTCTCCTGGCAGGAATGGCCGCTGGTGCCGCGATGCGTTCACTTCTGTGGATGCCCTTCTGGTTCTGCTGA